In one Prosthecochloris aestuarii DSM 271 genomic region, the following are encoded:
- a CDS encoding PHP domain-containing protein produces MPYSLSGVGHNGFEKADLHIHTKCSDGVFTPEEIVLKAKKAGLKAISITDHDSVSGIDKAKPLAIQHGIELINGVEMSSTYQDHDIHILGYFFDHKNPELQRYLDHCRQLRTNRAERMVQKLAKMGVKIEIEQIILKAQNGSVGRPHIAAVLQDGGFVRSFSEAFSKYLGSHSPAYVKSIETHPAEIIRLLNEASGLSFLAHPGQNVPDEILRQLITFGLDGIEIIHPSHDVYKQNYYREIANEYFLLFSGGSDYHGLKDQEEDHFGQTTIPYEWVTKMKSRIVTV; encoded by the coding sequence ATGCCATACAGCTTATCGGGCGTAGGGCATAATGGCTTTGAAAAAGCAGATTTACATATACACACAAAATGTTCAGACGGGGTCTTCACGCCGGAAGAAATTGTCCTCAAGGCAAAAAAAGCCGGCCTGAAGGCCATAAGTATAACTGACCATGATTCTGTTTCAGGAATAGACAAAGCAAAGCCATTAGCCATACAACACGGCATAGAGCTTATTAATGGTGTAGAAATGAGCTCAACATACCAGGATCATGATATTCATATCCTTGGTTATTTTTTTGATCATAAAAATCCCGAACTCCAACGTTATCTGGATCATTGCCGGCAACTCAGAACCAACCGCGCAGAGCGCATGGTTCAAAAGCTTGCCAAAATGGGGGTCAAGATTGAAATTGAACAGATCATCCTCAAAGCCCAGAACGGCAGTGTAGGAAGACCACATATAGCCGCAGTCCTGCAGGACGGAGGTTTTGTCAGAAGTTTCAGCGAAGCCTTCAGCAAATACCTGGGATCTCACAGCCCTGCTTACGTTAAAAGCATCGAAACGCATCCGGCTGAAATCATCCGCCTCCTCAACGAGGCATCGGGTCTGTCGTTTCTTGCGCATCCCGGACAGAACGTGCCTGACGAGATTCTGCGTCAACTGATCACCTTCGGCCTTGACGGCATCGAAATCATTCACCCGTCCCACGACGTCTACAAGCAGAATTACTACCGCGAAATCGCCAACGAGTATTTTCTGCTGTTCAGCGGCGGATCGGACTATCACGGCCTGAAAGACCAGGAAGAGGATCATTTCGGTCAGACAACGATTCCCTATGAATGGGTAACCAAGATGAAAAGCAGAATAGTCACGGTGTAG
- a CDS encoding MlaE family ABC transporter permease gives MAIISIAALASKANQSMKEFFLTMQEFFFFSVRAFVTLPKLRRYWRDFLDQATIAGTDSIPIVLVSSISIGALLAVEVGNLLEDFGAKTMLGRSTALSVIRELGPLLMGLMLSARYGSRNGAELGAMKISEQIDALRAFGTDPVAKLVMPRLAAALIVFIPLTAIADFAGLHSAAWLAEHYHKIDPGIFWNAVFPRLVLKDFVVGFLKAPVFAIIITLVSSFNGFSATGGTAGVGRSTIKGIVVSSGLILIANFYVSKIVLENM, from the coding sequence ATGGCAATAATAAGTATCGCAGCTCTCGCATCGAAGGCAAACCAGTCAATGAAGGAGTTTTTCCTCACCATGCAGGAATTCTTCTTCTTCTCGGTCAGGGCATTTGTCACCCTCCCGAAACTCAGGCGATACTGGCGGGACTTTCTTGATCAGGCAACCATTGCAGGCACAGACTCCATCCCTATCGTTCTGGTCAGTTCCATATCTATCGGGGCACTGCTTGCAGTCGAAGTAGGCAACCTTCTTGAAGATTTCGGTGCTAAAACCATGCTCGGGCGCTCTACCGCGTTATCGGTAATCCGTGAACTCGGGCCTCTTCTGATGGGCCTGATGCTCTCGGCACGCTACGGATCGCGCAACGGAGCCGAACTCGGAGCAATGAAAATATCGGAACAGATTGACGCGCTCAGGGCATTCGGAACCGACCCGGTAGCAAAACTGGTCATGCCAAGACTTGCCGCAGCACTTATCGTCTTCATTCCCCTCACTGCCATCGCCGACTTTGCCGGTCTGCACAGCGCAGCGTGGCTTGCAGAACACTATCACAAGATTGATCCGGGGATCTTCTGGAACGCGGTCTTCCCCAGACTGGTGCTCAAAGACTTTGTCGTCGGCTTTCTCAAAGCACCTGTATTTGCGATCATCATCACCCTCGTGAGCAGCTTCAACGGTTTTTCGGCAACAGGAGGCACCGCAGGTGTCGGCCGATCAACCATCAAAGGAATTGTCGTATCGTCAGGTCTTATTCTGATCGCCAATTTTTATGTTTCAAAGATCGTGCTCGAAAACATGTAG
- a CDS encoding ABC transporter ATP-binding protein encodes MIELQNVTLRYGEREILNNVSLTIEDNKIKAVLGPSGVGKSTILKLILGLIKPNSGKILIDGVDITHMKESQLYPIRRKMGIVFQGNALFDSMTISENLGFFLRENLKLSENETERKVQEQIVFAGLEGYEDSLPENLSGGMKKRVAIGRALIFNPKMILFDEPTAGLDPVSSKKILNLIGQLRKKNDLGAVMVTHIIDDVFMVADSVAVLYKGQIIFDDDISNLHNSEHPFIRSILSDKILEQ; translated from the coding sequence ATGATAGAACTTCAGAACGTCACCCTGAGATACGGTGAACGCGAAATACTCAACAATGTCTCGCTAACGATTGAAGACAACAAGATCAAGGCGGTCCTTGGGCCAAGCGGTGTCGGAAAAAGCACGATCCTGAAGCTCATTCTCGGGCTGATCAAACCCAACTCAGGCAAGATCCTGATCGATGGCGTCGATATCACCCATATGAAAGAGTCCCAGCTCTACCCGATCAGGCGAAAAATGGGTATAGTCTTTCAGGGAAACGCTCTTTTTGACTCAATGACAATCAGTGAAAATCTCGGTTTTTTCCTGAGAGAAAACCTGAAACTTTCAGAAAACGAAACCGAAAGAAAAGTACAGGAACAGATCGTCTTTGCAGGACTGGAAGGCTATGAAGACTCGCTGCCGGAAAACCTCAGTGGAGGAATGAAAAAAAGGGTAGCCATCGGCAGGGCTCTCATCTTCAACCCGAAAATGATCCTGTTCGATGAGCCGACCGCCGGACTTGACCCCGTCAGTTCAAAAAAAATCCTGAACCTTATCGGGCAACTGCGCAAAAAAAACGATCTCGGAGCAGTCATGGTCACCCATATCATCGACGACGTCTTCATGGTCGCCGATTCTGTAGCAGTCCTTTACAAAGGTCAGATCATTTTTGACGATGACATCAGCAACCTGCATAACTCAGAACATCCGTTTATTCGCTCGATCCTGTCCGACAAGATCCTCGAACAATAA
- a CDS encoding MlaD family protein yields MRNPNTLKWTDVKTGIFFVIGIGLAAYLGLVVGKNSSLFKSETVINMLATDVESLAENNFVSLSGKKIGTVSSLEFVEQNDSLFVLIQMKLQNEFAGIVTQDSKASIQSLGILGDKYIDITTGSGMPVNNGDYITIEAAEGGMASLMTNAGKALSQIDELLTKVNEGNGPLAKLLGSEDMASELEETVTNLKNVSQELTSFTRELNNGGGLLPQLMNNEELAGKVKNAVVSFNTVASRTDSLMQKLNSDQGTIGQLHSNPALYSNLNESLESLDSLLMDLKDNPKRYVRFSLF; encoded by the coding sequence ATGAGAAACCCGAATACACTGAAGTGGACAGACGTCAAAACCGGCATTTTTTTCGTCATTGGCATAGGCCTCGCCGCTTATCTCGGGCTCGTTGTCGGTAAAAACTCCAGCCTGTTCAAAAGCGAAACCGTCATCAATATGCTGGCTACCGATGTCGAAAGCCTTGCCGAAAACAACTTCGTCTCCCTTTCCGGCAAAAAAATCGGCACCGTTTCATCACTTGAATTCGTCGAACAGAACGACTCCCTGTTCGTGCTCATACAGATGAAGCTGCAGAACGAGTTTGCAGGAATCGTCACCCAGGACTCCAAAGCAAGCATCCAGTCCCTCGGTATCCTCGGCGATAAATACATCGACATCACAACAGGTAGCGGAATGCCGGTTAACAACGGTGACTACATTACTATCGAAGCAGCCGAAGGAGGAATGGCAAGCCTTATGACAAATGCAGGCAAAGCATTGAGCCAGATAGACGAACTCCTGACAAAAGTCAATGAAGGCAACGGCCCCCTGGCAAAACTTCTCGGATCGGAAGATATGGCGTCCGAACTCGAAGAGACCGTTACGAATCTCAAAAATGTCTCGCAGGAACTGACCAGCTTCACCCGGGAACTCAACAACGGCGGCGGACTTCTGCCGCAGCTCATGAACAATGAAGAACTTGCCGGCAAAGTCAAAAACGCTGTCGTCAGCTTCAACACCGTTGCATCGCGCACTGACTCCCTGATGCAGAAACTCAACAGCGATCAAGGAACCATCGGACAACTGCACTCCAATCCGGCGCTCTATTCGAACCTCAACGAGAGCCTCGAATCGCTCGACTCACTGCTGATGGACCTTAAAGACAACCCGAAACGTTACGTACGTTTTTCACTGTTCTGA
- a CDS encoding serine hydrolase domain-containing protein: MFNRLLITITCLCLLCAKPAPSVAADPFKAVDNLVNESIRDGVFPSASIAVIHKGTVVYHRAFGKQTYDRQSPPVTTTTIYDLASLTKPIVTTSIAMQLVEHDSLDINAPVSHYLPGFARNGKEKITIKNLLLHNSGLRAHRFFIESCKTPDEVYEAISDETPIVPTGSKTIYSDLGFITLGNVIETITANTLEENFSARFSVPLGMHSTLFTPSLTMLKNIAPTEKDSRWTLDIPRPLVHDHNAALLRGVAGHAGLFSTTGDLIIFATMLMQHGSYGGKAFFKPETITTFTQRHPGSRALGWDLRSIDGPSSSGDHFSAKAYGHLGFTGTSIWIDPEKDLAVITLTNRVYPTSDNIKIRKFRPKLHNTVIECLGLRGGKK; the protein is encoded by the coding sequence ATGTTCAACCGATTGCTCATCACAATCACCTGCCTCTGCCTGCTCTGCGCAAAACCCGCACCCTCAGTAGCTGCAGACCCATTCAAAGCAGTTGACAACCTCGTCAACGAGTCCATCAGGGACGGCGTATTCCCGTCAGCAAGCATAGCCGTCATCCACAAAGGCACGGTTGTTTACCACCGCGCCTTCGGAAAGCAGACATACGACAGACAATCTCCCCCGGTCACAACAACAACCATCTATGATCTTGCATCGCTGACCAAGCCCATCGTCACCACCTCCATTGCCATGCAGCTTGTCGAACATGACTCCCTCGATATCAATGCACCCGTCTCGCACTATCTGCCCGGCTTCGCTCGCAACGGCAAAGAAAAGATCACCATCAAAAATCTGCTCCTGCATAACTCAGGCCTCAGAGCGCACCGATTCTTCATCGAAAGCTGTAAGACACCTGACGAGGTCTACGAAGCCATTTCAGACGAAACACCAATCGTTCCGACAGGCAGCAAAACCATCTACAGCGACCTCGGCTTCATCACTCTCGGCAACGTCATCGAAACCATCACAGCAAACACACTTGAAGAAAACTTTTCCGCACGTTTCTCGGTGCCGCTCGGCATGCACAGCACCCTGTTCACACCGTCGTTAACAATGCTGAAAAACATAGCGCCCACAGAAAAAGACTCCCGGTGGACGCTCGACATCCCGAGACCACTCGTTCACGATCATAACGCAGCACTCCTCAGGGGCGTAGCAGGTCACGCCGGCCTCTTCTCGACAACCGGAGACCTTATTATTTTCGCAACAATGCTCATGCAGCACGGCAGCTATGGAGGGAAGGCGTTTTTCAAACCAGAAACCATTACCACCTTTACCCAACGCCATCCGGGATCCAGAGCGCTCGGCTGGGATCTGCGTTCCATAGACGGACCATCATCGTCAGGCGACCACTTCTCCGCAAAAGCCTACGGTCACCTCGGCTTCACCGGCACAAGCATCTGGATTGATCCGGAAAAAGATCTTGCCGTCATCACCCTGACCAACAGGGTCTATCCAACCTCAGACAACATCAAAATTCGCAAATTCCGCCCCAAGCTCCACAACACCGTCATAGAATGCCTCGGACTTAGGGGGGGGAAGAAGTGA
- a CDS encoding FAD-dependent oxidoreductase, which yields MDRRDFFRTFLKRTGIGAGITAAGAVGALGYYQPRREVYVEEGSVSDDLSGEKLERPKKAVIVGGGLAGMSAAMELAKRHFEVTLVEASDELGGKVTGWDVDALGERFPVEHGFHGYFDQYYNLNELFDAAGVGDVFTPAPGYPVKFRDRPMEVFGQTPKLFPLNILTVVQQSDSLDMIPIMQHFRQMRPVLDMFRYDYDRTFAQYDDLDFMSFCREQEIYEPFLTTVLHPFSDATMNRMEVLSAAEALRYFHFYFLGSPEALGFRITKKSCMHALINPVVEMLEGLGVRIVSGTKVERLVLEENRVSGVVLGGSGGGALARVPRGSVREGEWFSMTADDGVPLLVTIRGDEYQAFDATCTHMGCPVRPDETTGGFFCPCHAGVFDAAGNATSGPPEEPLQRLHVALDGDELVLSRPDSGAGPEVLECDYCVVASNVSGTKAIIGRSDIGDTAFARSVASLGEADPYVVWRIWLDKPVTSAKYPFYTVARFTYTDSVSIFSHFQEPFISWASRTGGSVVELHAYAIAPDDLRSDEVIKQTMLEEMHHMFPETKDARILYDVYMQQDNFTRWAPGDHADRPVSETPYANLYFAGDWVKVDAPVFLMEAATFTGRLAANAICRKESLKPTPLPIVPMDGIFA from the coding sequence ATGGACCGAAGGGATTTTTTTAGAACGTTTCTCAAAAGAACGGGCATTGGTGCCGGTATTACAGCAGCGGGCGCTGTTGGTGCGCTTGGTTACTACCAGCCTCGCAGGGAGGTGTATGTCGAGGAAGGGAGTGTATCAGATGATCTTTCCGGAGAGAAGCTTGAGCGTCCTAAGAAAGCTGTTATTGTGGGCGGCGGGCTTGCGGGGATGAGCGCGGCTATGGAATTGGCAAAACGTCATTTCGAGGTGACTCTTGTCGAGGCGTCGGATGAGCTTGGCGGCAAGGTTACGGGATGGGATGTCGATGCGCTTGGGGAGCGTTTCCCTGTCGAGCATGGATTTCACGGTTACTTCGATCAGTATTACAATCTCAATGAATTGTTCGATGCAGCAGGGGTTGGTGACGTGTTTACACCCGCCCCGGGGTATCCTGTCAAGTTCAGAGATCGTCCTATGGAGGTCTTCGGTCAGACACCGAAGCTTTTTCCGCTTAATATTCTGACGGTTGTCCAGCAGTCGGATTCGCTGGATATGATTCCTATCATGCAGCATTTCCGGCAGATGCGTCCGGTGCTGGATATGTTTCGCTACGACTATGACCGGACCTTTGCGCAATATGATGATCTTGATTTTATGAGCTTCTGTCGGGAGCAGGAGATCTATGAACCGTTTCTGACGACAGTGCTGCACCCGTTTTCTGATGCTACGATGAATCGAATGGAGGTGCTTTCTGCGGCTGAGGCGTTGCGGTATTTTCATTTTTATTTTCTTGGCAGCCCTGAGGCGCTGGGATTTCGTATTACGAAGAAGAGCTGTATGCATGCTTTGATCAATCCTGTTGTAGAGATGCTTGAAGGGCTTGGCGTGAGGATTGTGTCAGGGACGAAGGTCGAGCGTCTTGTGCTGGAGGAAAACAGGGTTTCAGGAGTGGTGCTTGGAGGCAGCGGCGGAGGCGCTCTTGCCAGGGTTCCGAGGGGTTCGGTCAGGGAGGGAGAGTGGTTCTCGATGACAGCTGACGATGGGGTTCCGCTTCTTGTGACGATCCGCGGTGACGAATATCAGGCGTTTGATGCGACGTGTACCCATATGGGCTGCCCTGTGCGCCCGGATGAGACGACCGGCGGATTTTTCTGTCCCTGCCATGCAGGCGTGTTTGATGCTGCAGGCAATGCGACGAGCGGGCCGCCTGAGGAGCCGCTTCAGAGGCTGCATGTTGCGCTCGATGGCGATGAGCTTGTGCTGTCCCGGCCGGATTCTGGAGCGGGGCCGGAGGTTCTGGAGTGCGATTATTGCGTCGTGGCTTCAAATGTGAGCGGTACGAAAGCGATTATCGGTCGTTCGGATATCGGGGACACTGCATTTGCAAGGAGCGTGGCTTCGCTGGGAGAGGCTGATCCCTATGTTGTCTGGCGGATCTGGCTGGATAAGCCTGTGACGTCAGCGAAGTATCCGTTTTATACGGTTGCCCGTTTTACGTATACCGACTCGGTGTCGATTTTCTCTCATTTTCAGGAACCGTTCATCTCATGGGCTTCCAGAACGGGGGGCAGTGTCGTTGAACTGCATGCGTATGCTATCGCACCGGACGACCTTCGTTCCGACGAGGTTATCAAGCAGACCATGCTTGAGGAGATGCATCATATGTTCCCGGAAACCAAGGATGCCCGGATACTCTACGATGTCTACATGCAGCAGGATAATTTTACCCGATGGGCGCCAGGGGACCATGCCGACCGTCCTGTTTCCGAAACTCCGTATGCCAATCTCTATTTTGCCGGTGACTGGGTGAAGGTTGATGCTCCTGTATTTCTGATGGAGGCGGCTACCTTTACCGGTCGTCTTGCTGCAAATGCGATTTGTCGTAAGGAGTCGCTGAAACCTACACCGCTGCCGATTGTCCCGATGGATGGGATCTTTGCGTAG